Proteins from a genomic interval of Oceanispirochaeta crateris:
- a CDS encoding DUF4105 domain-containing protein, giving the protein MKQLFLILVLIFPAAFAPLSAQIQKEELNCYLLTIGPGKDLYLWFGHTGIIIEEENHSQFYDFGNFSFKSDHFYRNFAMGRLVYLKVGVSARAYQNYIVTEDRNVTLLKLNIPSEKILEMKEELERNILPGNNTYLYHHYLDNCSTRPRDIIDKALDGQLKDATDRDAGTSFRGSFRRYTSHSFFPDWLLSLLQGRTIDSPISVWETMFLPDELMKQLSLLQVKSGDSLEPAVLSTRVLAESSRNRTIPETAPSLAVPALLYGLAAGVLLMMLQSLSLGERRKSVFVFLFVFIMTIFSLFGLTVWFISFFTDHLVARENINVLMFHPLYLVAGFILTRNSAEKLLRFWQIQGGLWVLMVLFNAVYFHQGNLQTSLFFLSFLSCQLLIVKKPFHFGQKPS; this is encoded by the coding sequence TTGAAACAGCTTTTCCTGATTTTAGTTCTGATATTTCCCGCTGCCTTCGCTCCCCTTTCGGCCCAGATTCAGAAAGAGGAACTCAACTGCTATCTCCTGACAATTGGACCGGGAAAGGATCTCTACCTCTGGTTTGGTCACACAGGAATCATCATTGAGGAGGAAAATCACTCCCAATTTTACGATTTTGGCAATTTTTCATTCAAGTCAGACCATTTTTACAGAAATTTTGCCATGGGACGTCTTGTTTACCTTAAGGTTGGTGTCTCTGCCAGGGCCTATCAAAACTACATTGTTACAGAAGATAGAAACGTCACACTCCTGAAACTAAACATCCCCAGCGAAAAGATTCTAGAAATGAAGGAAGAATTGGAAAGGAATATCCTTCCCGGCAACAATACATACCTCTATCACCATTACCTGGATAACTGCTCCACCCGACCTCGAGACATCATCGACAAGGCATTGGACGGGCAGCTGAAAGACGCCACAGATAGGGATGCAGGAACCAGCTTCAGGGGGAGTTTCAGACGCTATACAAGCCATAGCTTCTTCCCGGACTGGCTCTTGTCACTCCTACAGGGCAGAACAATTGACAGTCCCATTAGCGTATGGGAAACCATGTTCCTACCCGATGAACTGATGAAGCAACTCTCTCTCCTCCAGGTTAAATCCGGAGACAGCCTCGAGCCTGCTGTTTTGAGTACACGAGTCCTTGCAGAATCATCCAGAAACAGGACTATACCCGAAACAGCTCCTTCCTTGGCGGTTCCCGCTCTGCTCTATGGCCTGGCTGCGGGTGTCTTGCTCATGATGCTTCAAAGCCTGTCCTTAGGAGAGCGGAGGAAGTCCGTGTTTGTCTTTCTATTTGTGTTTATTATGACGATTTTCAGCCTCTTTGGGCTGACTGTATGGTTCATTTCATTCTTCACAGACCACCTGGTTGCCCGAGAGAATATCAATGTTCTCATGTTTCACCCCCTGTACCTGGTGGCAGGGTTCATCCTTACCAGGAATTCGGCGGAAAAGCTCTTAAGATTCTGGCAGATCCAGGGAGGCCTCTGGGTCCTGATGGTCCTATTCAATGCTGTTTACTTTCATCAGGGTAACCTGCAGACAAGCCTTTTCTTTCTCTCTTTTCTGTCCTGTCAGCTCCTGATAGTCAAAAAGCCATTTCATTTCGGCCAGAAACCGTCATAA
- a CDS encoding histone-like protein, translating into MAEKETLVVSSKVKNYIKSNGDLKCSAKVIDVLSDKIREMCDAAIEKAKNDKRKTVQEKDF; encoded by the coding sequence ATGGCTGAAAAAGAAACCCTGGTGGTATCATCTAAGGTTAAAAACTACATCAAAAGCAATGGTGATCTGAAATGTTCCGCAAAAGTTATTGATGTTTTATCTGACAAGATCAGGGAAATGTGTGATGCAGCAATTGAAAAAGCAAAGAATGATAAAAGAAAAACTGTTCAGGAAAAAGATTTCTAA
- a CDS encoding diacylglycerol/lipid kinase family protein: MKDHYHLILNPAAGKGRALNKLSTLADFFKEKGVTYTVHKTEKPGHAAQLAASLAEKEHHQECAIVAAGGDGTCNEVVNGLMTFKNIGNDSPLPAFGVLPIGRGNDFAFGAGIPLNLKDSLENLIQDKTILLDIGWVRGGEASEGRYFANGVGLGFDAIVNAEAAKVKWFQGYIYAALKTIITYPEAPEVDLFYDDQMIQSQAALISFMNGKRLGGAFLMAPKGNMTDGLLDLHTTQQNTRRIMISALADYYKGTQDIREDTFTSLGRKFRVVARKGALVIHADGETLSTEAKDVDVHCLPGALELIKG, translated from the coding sequence CTGAAAGATCACTATCATCTGATCCTGAATCCTGCAGCAGGGAAAGGCAGAGCTTTGAACAAACTCTCTACCCTGGCTGATTTTTTTAAAGAAAAAGGTGTGACCTACACTGTCCACAAGACTGAAAAACCGGGTCATGCAGCCCAACTGGCTGCATCTTTAGCCGAAAAGGAACATCACCAGGAGTGCGCCATCGTCGCCGCCGGAGGAGATGGAACCTGTAATGAAGTGGTGAACGGCCTTATGACTTTCAAAAACATAGGAAACGACAGCCCCCTTCCCGCCTTCGGAGTCCTTCCCATTGGAAGAGGAAACGATTTTGCCTTTGGCGCCGGCATCCCTTTGAATCTCAAAGATTCCTTGGAGAATCTGATTCAGGATAAGACAATTCTCCTGGACATCGGCTGGGTCAGGGGCGGCGAAGCCAGTGAAGGACGCTATTTTGCCAATGGTGTGGGTCTTGGTTTTGATGCCATTGTCAACGCGGAAGCTGCCAAGGTCAAATGGTTTCAGGGTTATATATACGCGGCTCTTAAAACGATCATTACCTACCCCGAAGCTCCCGAAGTAGATCTCTTCTACGATGATCAAATGATTCAGAGCCAAGCGGCTTTGATCTCCTTCATGAATGGGAAACGCCTGGGAGGAGCCTTTTTGATGGCACCGAAGGGAAACATGACAGACGGCTTACTGGACCTGCACACCACCCAGCAGAACACCCGCAGAATCATGATTTCGGCCCTTGCTGACTACTATAAGGGAACTCAGGATATAAGAGAGGATACATTCACATCCCTGGGCAGGAAATTCAGAGTTGTAGCACGCAAGGGCGCTCTGGTCATACATGCCGATGGGGAAACTTTGAGCACCGAGGCCAAAGACGTAGATGTTCACTGCCTGCCCGGAGCATTGGAACTGATCAAGGGATAA
- a CDS encoding GntR family transcriptional regulator, whose protein sequence is MMRTYKVETEDLVEKVYKNIKQMILKRELIPGQKLTQEDMARLLGVSRTPLLSAFSKLEKEWLVESRPRRGYYIRELSREDELNLFDIRLRLEPLGAGKAAVNGNASEKTQLMKLLENVPDFDCEGSRKLFNDLDYNFHGQVMAMSRNNMLEMMLSSYNIISLSNQDEIHIDCKKSMEGHWAIAKAIYEGDPEAAEKTMLEHIGIGRNRILEQRF, encoded by the coding sequence ATGATGAGAACATACAAAGTTGAAACAGAAGATCTTGTTGAAAAAGTTTATAAGAATATCAAACAGATGATCTTAAAGAGAGAGCTTATTCCAGGGCAGAAACTCACCCAGGAGGATATGGCTAGGCTTCTCGGGGTTTCAAGAACTCCACTTTTATCGGCATTCTCCAAGCTTGAAAAAGAGTGGCTCGTAGAAAGTCGTCCACGACGGGGCTACTATATTCGTGAATTATCCAGGGAAGATGAGTTGAACCTCTTTGATATTCGTCTGCGGCTGGAGCCCTTAGGCGCGGGAAAAGCCGCGGTAAACGGCAATGCTTCTGAGAAAACACAGTTGATGAAACTATTGGAAAATGTTCCCGATTTTGACTGTGAGGGGAGTAGAAAGCTATTCAATGACCTGGATTATAACTTTCATGGACAGGTTATGGCCATGAGCCGGAACAATATGCTCGAAATGATGCTCTCATCCTACAATATTATAAGTCTCAGTAATCAGGACGAAATCCACATCGACTGCAAAAAAAGCATGGAAGGCCACTGGGCCATTGCCAAGGCTATCTATGAGGGAGATCCTGAAGCCGCGGAAAAAACCATGCTGGAACATATTGGAATAGGCCGGAATAGAATTCTGGAGCAAAGGTTTTAA
- a CDS encoding GntR family transcriptional regulator gives MTRVSRDALGDLVYEQIVRMLLNHDLKPGEKILRKKLAAVLGVSQTPINEAINRLVREGILEQKGSSGLFVRVFTNKDLMELFAVRAGLEGTALHLCMEEPINPRLNRILNLFDDFSIPIPESRYKEYRKKDQEFHGEILKISGNRVILDFIRNFEFILRCYQKGLIRTPDETLMEHRAIVQEIRNGNPDKAQQLIMSHHWKTRDRLKEIPDS, from the coding sequence ATGACCCGTGTATCCCGTGATGCCCTGGGCGATCTTGTGTACGAACAGATTGTCCGGATGCTGCTGAATCATGATTTGAAACCGGGAGAAAAGATTCTGAGGAAAAAACTGGCAGCTGTTCTCGGCGTCAGTCAGACCCCTATTAACGAGGCCATCAACCGCCTGGTCCGGGAGGGAATCCTGGAACAAAAGGGATCTTCGGGGCTCTTTGTCCGGGTTTTTACAAATAAAGATTTGATGGAACTCTTTGCGGTCAGAGCCGGCTTGGAAGGAACGGCACTGCATTTGTGCATGGAAGAGCCGATAAATCCCCGGCTAAACAGAATCCTGAACCTTTTTGATGACTTTTCAATCCCCATTCCGGAAAGTCGCTACAAGGAATACCGAAAAAAAGATCAGGAGTTTCACGGTGAAATACTCAAAATCTCAGGGAACCGGGTTATCCTGGATTTTATAAGGAATTTTGAGTTCATCCTGCGCTGTTATCAAAAAGGATTGATCCGTACTCCCGATGAGACGCTGATGGAACACCGGGCCATCGTTCAGGAAATCCGCAATGGAAATCCAGATAAAGCACAGCAGCTCATCATGAGCCATCACTGGAAAACAAGGGATAGGCTGAAGGAAATTCCCGATTCTTAA
- a CDS encoding xanthine dehydrogenase family protein molybdopterin-binding subunit, which translates to MPHSISTTVRRKDAVAKAAGTMEYLSDQFPVSPLHGKCYYSSIQRGLIESVSLPEVPEGYHILGADDVPGVNSLHMIIEDWPVFADKEVRYLGQIIFLIVGPEKDVILDIHRKIRVNYKEIPPCTTLEDSIALKGGVQHGEDNVFTRYDIHHGQVDPPFESAHRILEKEYYTGHQEHVYMEPQSLFAHWEDDSFILHASAQCPFYIRKSLVNALGMEPEKIRIIQTPTGGAFGGKEHFPDVLAGPLAVAVYKVKKPIKLVLDRKEDMAYSIKRHPSAIHIKTALDKEGKILAHDIDIRLDGGAYSSCSAVVLARAVFTVGNVYNIKNIRIAGRAFCTNKPPSDAFRGFGAPQAIFAMESHMNYLAYELGQDPLAFRQPYLMKQGDPTTTDGKIHEKVMLPEMTKRILEMSGYGKKYQDYKNIPYKGIGLSYFFHGSGFTGNGERDLIKARIYLKKDHNDHVYIYGSNVEMGQGISTTFCKVASKALDLPFEQVHFVEPDTEIVPDSGPTVASRSISVVGFLVQKAAEKLKKDWKSGEEQTIIQDYEAPTHMVPWDQNTLKGDAYPAYSWGVNVIEVEVDPITFEVNTKGIWGVYEMGVPIDRQIVEGQIIGGMVQALGYSYLEKLEFSDGRFRQATMSDYMIPTSMDFPSTKSAIVDNPFEYGAYGAKGAGEMVFDGAAPAFGAAVSQAVDTIIDEVPVLPETLMELTDEGR; encoded by the coding sequence ATGCCGCATTCAATCAGTACTACAGTGCGCCGTAAGGATGCCGTTGCTAAAGCAGCGGGCACAATGGAGTATCTTTCCGACCAGTTCCCTGTCTCACCCCTTCATGGGAAGTGTTATTACTCATCAATTCAAAGAGGGCTTATCGAATCTGTCAGCCTGCCTGAGGTACCAGAAGGGTATCATATTCTGGGAGCCGACGATGTCCCCGGGGTCAATAGCCTCCATATGATCATAGAAGACTGGCCTGTGTTTGCTGATAAAGAGGTTCGCTATCTGGGGCAGATTATTTTTCTTATAGTTGGCCCCGAAAAAGACGTCATACTGGATATTCATCGGAAAATCAGGGTTAACTACAAGGAGATCCCTCCCTGTACGACTCTAGAGGATTCGATCGCCCTGAAGGGTGGAGTCCAGCATGGAGAGGACAATGTTTTTACCCGCTATGATATTCATCATGGACAGGTCGATCCGCCCTTTGAGTCTGCCCATCGTATTCTGGAAAAAGAGTATTACACCGGACATCAGGAACATGTCTATATGGAACCTCAGAGCCTGTTTGCCCATTGGGAAGATGATTCATTTATTCTTCATGCTTCGGCTCAGTGTCCTTTTTATATCAGAAAGTCTCTGGTCAATGCCCTGGGGATGGAACCGGAGAAAATTAGGATTATTCAGACTCCCACTGGGGGCGCCTTCGGTGGAAAGGAACACTTTCCGGATGTTCTGGCCGGTCCTCTGGCCGTGGCTGTATATAAGGTGAAAAAGCCCATTAAACTTGTGCTGGATCGTAAGGAAGATATGGCTTATTCCATAAAACGCCATCCCAGTGCCATTCATATAAAGACAGCCCTGGATAAGGAAGGAAAGATTCTAGCTCATGATATTGATATACGTCTGGATGGAGGCGCCTATTCCAGCTGTTCTGCCGTTGTCCTTGCCAGAGCTGTTTTTACTGTGGGAAATGTTTACAACATAAAAAATATACGCATTGCCGGTAGGGCTTTCTGTACCAATAAACCGCCTTCTGATGCTTTTCGCGGATTTGGAGCGCCCCAGGCTATCTTTGCCATGGAGTCTCATATGAACTACCTCGCCTATGAGCTTGGCCAGGATCCTCTGGCTTTCCGTCAACCCTATCTGATGAAGCAGGGAGACCCCACAACTACTGATGGAAAAATTCATGAAAAGGTTATGCTTCCCGAGATGACCAAGCGTATCCTGGAGATGTCGGGGTATGGGAAAAAATATCAGGATTACAAGAATATACCCTACAAGGGTATAGGGCTCTCTTACTTTTTTCATGGCAGTGGTTTCACCGGCAATGGAGAGAGAGACCTCATCAAAGCCCGTATTTATCTGAAGAAAGACCATAATGATCATGTTTATATCTATGGTTCCAATGTAGAGATGGGTCAGGGAATCAGCACAACCTTCTGCAAGGTCGCATCCAAGGCCTTAGACCTTCCCTTTGAACAGGTTCATTTTGTCGAACCAGATACAGAAATTGTGCCCGATTCTGGGCCGACTGTGGCCTCCCGTTCGATCTCTGTGGTCGGCTTTCTTGTACAGAAGGCGGCAGAAAAGCTGAAGAAAGATTGGAAGAGCGGAGAAGAACAGACAATCATTCAGGACTATGAAGCTCCAACACATATGGTGCCCTGGGATCAGAACACTCTGAAAGGAGATGCCTATCCTGCCTATAGCTGGGGTGTAAATGTCATTGAGGTTGAGGTAGACCCCATTACTTTCGAGGTGAATACCAAGGGCATCTGGGGTGTTTACGAGATGGGAGTTCCCATCGACAGGCAAATTGTAGAAGGGCAGATCATCGGAGGGATGGTCCAGGCATTGGGTTATAGTTACCTTGAAAAGCTTGAATTTTCAGATGGCCGCTTCAGGCAGGCCACTATGTCAGACTACATGATTCCGACAAGTATGGATTTTCCATCCACCAAGAGTGCGATTGTGGACAATCCTTTTGAATATGGAGCCTATGGTGCCAAAGGGGCTGGCGAAATGGTTTTCGACGGTGCCGCTCCGGCATTCGGCGCTGCCGTATCGCAGGCCGTAGATACAATAATTGATGAGGTTCCCGTACTTCCGGAAACCCTGATGGAGCTGACAGATGAAGGACGGTAA
- a CDS encoding (2Fe-2S)-binding protein, with protein sequence MKDGKIRFTLNGREVVYEDSPLRRLLDVLREDLGETGVKEGCGEGECGACSILLDGKLVNSCMVAMGTMEGKNLMTIEGLRETEQGKCIIDAFAEAGAVQCGFCIPGMVMAAQSVLQDSPHPSEQDIRKGISGNLCRCTGYDQIIQAVLTASEKGEGLW encoded by the coding sequence ATGAAGGACGGTAAGATTAGATTCACCCTGAATGGCAGGGAAGTTGTGTATGAGGACAGTCCTTTGCGGCGGCTTCTGGATGTGCTCCGGGAAGATCTGGGAGAAACAGGGGTCAAAGAAGGTTGTGGGGAAGGAGAGTGCGGTGCTTGCAGCATCCTTCTGGATGGAAAGCTCGTTAACAGCTGTATGGTAGCCATGGGAACCATGGAGGGGAAGAACCTGATGACAATAGAAGGTCTCCGAGAGACCGAACAAGGTAAGTGTATCATCGATGCTTTTGCTGAGGCCGGAGCCGTTCAGTGCGGCTTTTGTATTCCTGGGATGGTCATGGCTGCACAGTCTGTTCTCCAGGACTCTCCCCACCCCTCTGAACAGGACATCCGTAAAGGGATTTCAGGTAATCTCTGCCGTTGTACCGGGTATGACCAAATCATTCAGGCGGTTCTCACTGCATCTGAAAAGGGGGAAGGGTTATGGTAA
- a CDS encoding FAD binding domain-containing protein produces MVKFFYPQSLAEALEIKDNQKVIPLAGGTDLMVRYENWSSLPASFPSSVMAVGHLKELQYVKEEDGFLVLGGGVTLNQLLLDERIPRSLALALDEIAAPALRNLATLAGNLQNASPAADSLPPLLVADARVRLVSKDNTRVLPIKDFVTAPGKTCLNENELIESILIPLEYIRQEKDGTLVYRKVGTRKANALSKLSVCFWVLKDQDGIKDLRLSLGAVSAVVVRLKESEEKLKGLKSSELMSAWKNVRPDYEKAIRPIDDQRSTAVYRKRTALKLLDAFIQDASEG; encoded by the coding sequence ATGGTAAAATTCTTCTATCCCCAGAGCCTTGCCGAGGCTTTGGAAATTAAAGACAATCAGAAGGTCATCCCCCTGGCAGGGGGCACAGACTTGATGGTCCGCTATGAAAACTGGAGCAGTCTTCCTGCCAGTTTTCCTTCGTCTGTCATGGCTGTTGGACATCTCAAAGAACTCCAGTATGTGAAAGAAGAAGATGGGTTTCTTGTTTTAGGAGGAGGGGTGACCCTGAACCAACTTCTGCTGGATGAACGGATTCCCCGTTCTCTGGCCCTGGCTCTTGATGAGATTGCCGCACCGGCACTTCGAAATCTGGCAACACTGGCGGGTAATCTTCAAAATGCCTCACCTGCAGCAGATTCCTTGCCTCCTCTATTGGTTGCAGATGCCAGAGTACGCCTCGTATCAAAGGACAACACCCGGGTTCTTCCCATCAAAGATTTTGTAACAGCCCCCGGAAAAACTTGCCTGAATGAGAATGAACTGATCGAATCAATTCTGATTCCCCTGGAATATATCCGTCAGGAAAAAGATGGAACTCTGGTATACAGGAAAGTGGGAACAAGGAAGGCCAATGCTCTGTCAAAGCTATCGGTCTGCTTTTGGGTACTGAAGGATCAGGATGGGATTAAGGATCTCAGGTTGTCTTTGGGTGCTGTTTCTGCCGTTGTGGTTCGACTTAAAGAGTCGGAAGAGAAGCTCAAGGGGCTGAAGTCATCAGAGCTGATGTCCGCCTGGAAAAATGTCCGGCCGGATTATGAAAAAGCCATCCGTCCCATAGACGATCAGCGTTCCACTGCGGTCTATAGAAAACGAACGGCTCTTAAGCTTTTGGATGCGTTTATTCAGGATGCTTCAGAGGGCTGA
- a CDS encoding TIGR03905 family TSCPD domain-containing protein, giving the protein MEKIDYTPQGTCSKKIKITIEDETITELDFERGCPGNLLGLRSLVVGMKRDEVIKKLKGIECFGRETSCPDQLAIALMGNDQPSEAS; this is encoded by the coding sequence ATGGAAAAAATCGATTATACCCCCCAGGGAACCTGCTCTAAAAAAATCAAGATCACGATCGAAGACGAGACCATTACAGAACTTGATTTTGAGCGAGGCTGCCCTGGAAACCTGCTTGGCCTAAGGTCCCTAGTGGTGGGAATGAAAAGAGATGAGGTCATCAAAAAACTAAAAGGGATAGAATGCTTCGGCAGAGAAACATCCTGCCCGGATCAATTGGCCATTGCCCTTATGGGGAATGATCAGCCCTCTGAAGCATCCTGA
- a CDS encoding NAD(P)-dependent oxidoreductase: protein MNIQNIAWIGTGVMGRSMCLHLMNKGYKLSVYNRTREKAADLIEKGAQWCDTPAQAAQGADVIFTIVGYPADVEAVILGEEGVLKTAKKGAIVVDMTTSEPSLAVKIAEEATKQGVNTLDAPVSGGDLGAQKGTLAIMCGGKPEVFESVLPLLQTFGENIKLMGADGAGQHTKMCNQILIATTMIGVVESLLYGHKAGMDMNEVIDVIGSGAAASWSINNLGRRIADGNFDPGFFIKHFVKDMGIALKEADLMNISLPGLAMAHQFYRAAMAQGLENLGTQGLYKVFESMNQPN from the coding sequence ATGAACATACAGAACATTGCCTGGATCGGAACAGGAGTCATGGGACGGTCCATGTGTCTTCATCTGATGAACAAAGGATATAAGCTGTCAGTTTATAACAGGACCCGTGAGAAGGCGGCAGATCTGATAGAAAAGGGAGCCCAGTGGTGTGACACTCCTGCCCAGGCAGCCCAAGGAGCAGATGTTATCTTTACCATTGTAGGATATCCCGCCGATGTGGAAGCTGTCATACTGGGTGAAGAAGGTGTCTTAAAAACAGCCAAGAAAGGTGCCATCGTTGTGGATATGACCACCAGTGAACCCTCTCTGGCCGTAAAAATAGCCGAAGAAGCTACAAAGCAGGGTGTGAACACACTGGATGCTCCCGTTTCCGGTGGAGATCTGGGAGCCCAAAAAGGGACCCTGGCCATCATGTGCGGAGGAAAACCAGAAGTATTTGAAAGTGTTCTGCCTCTTTTACAAACCTTTGGGGAAAATATTAAGCTCATGGGTGCCGATGGTGCAGGCCAGCACACTAAAATGTGTAATCAGATCCTCATTGCCACCACGATGATTGGAGTCGTAGAGTCACTTCTCTACGGGCACAAGGCCGGAATGGATATGAATGAGGTCATCGATGTAATCGGCAGCGGAGCCGCCGCATCCTGGTCCATCAACAATCTGGGACGGCGTATTGCAGACGGCAATTTTGATCCTGGGTTTTTCATCAAACACTTTGTCAAAGATATGGGAATTGCCCTGAAAGAAGCGGATCTCATGAACATCAGTCTACCCGGTTTGGCCATGGCACACCAGTTTTACAGAGCAGCCATGGCACAGGGACTTGAAAACCTTGGAACTCAGGGACTCTATAAAGTCTTTGAATCCATGAATCAGCCTAATTAA
- a CDS encoding SlyX family protein yields the protein MGDLDEKLVNMDSRIMYLEDSLQQLSLQMMKKDRFIEILQEKISGLEEKIKDMDERKANVSSLDAAEERPPHY from the coding sequence ATGGGTGACTTGGATGAAAAGCTTGTGAACATGGACAGCAGGATCATGTATCTGGAGGACAGTCTGCAGCAGTTGAGCCTGCAGATGATGAAAAAAGACAGATTCATTGAGATCCTGCAGGAAAAAATCTCCGGACTCGAAGAGAAAATAAAGGACATGGATGAGAGAAAAGCAAATGTCTCCTCCCTGGATGCGGCCGAAGAACGGCCGCCTCATTATTAA
- a CDS encoding DUF6675 family protein, producing the protein MIKRSLVPYVALATLFTMTITALPAQTDILSFDRVTSFLSSQQKSDLINEGELTEFHFDSFDPLLLPDTGMSGDIRKMVLDEKLNMGIEGLFLFKEFDMESYNADPEKTKLALYNTLRSVSTLEGTEYYSASRDEMRALFVESWKIPDLDSARDRLPDPVVSTIPTRDSFFIHQKDKSFGKHESEMGFVYDSPVIWSVIINQTPMYYKGFLRVINPQQLQIHLVVMPTDRGLLFYGISAADTINIKAFREKANNSFYNRVKALYAWYIDGID; encoded by the coding sequence ATGATTAAACGATCTTTAGTGCCCTATGTGGCCTTAGCAACTTTATTTACAATGACTATAACGGCTCTGCCCGCTCAAACAGATATCCTGTCCTTTGATAGGGTGACCTCCTTCCTTAGCAGTCAACAGAAATCTGATCTTATCAATGAGGGAGAACTCACGGAATTCCATTTTGACAGCTTTGACCCCCTTCTTCTGCCCGATACAGGAATGTCTGGGGATATTAGAAAAATGGTCCTTGATGAAAAACTGAATATGGGCATAGAAGGCCTTTTCCTCTTCAAGGAATTTGATATGGAATCCTACAATGCCGACCCTGAAAAGACAAAACTGGCTCTATACAACACCCTCCGTTCGGTAAGCACTCTGGAAGGAACCGAATATTATTCTGCCTCCCGGGATGAAATGAGAGCACTCTTTGTGGAGTCCTGGAAGATTCCCGACCTGGATTCAGCCAGGGACAGACTCCCTGACCCTGTGGTTTCCACCATTCCGACACGGGACAGCTTCTTCATACACCAGAAGGACAAGAGCTTTGGAAAACATGAGTCTGAGATGGGCTTTGTCTATGACTCTCCGGTTATCTGGTCGGTGATTATCAACCAGACCCCCATGTATTACAAGGGATTTCTGAGAGTCATCAACCCCCAGCAACTCCAGATTCACCTAGTGGTGATGCCCACTGACCGGGGACTTCTGTTCTACGGCATTTCCGCGGCAGACACAATCAATATCAAAGCCTTCAGAGAGAAGGCCAACAACTCCTTCTACAATAGAGTGAAGGCCCTCTATGCCTGGTATATAGACGGAATAGATTAA
- a CDS encoding LacI family DNA-binding transcriptional regulator, whose product MTLEVDRSISIPPYQQIVRQLRETITRGEMKEHDSIPSARDIVQITGVSLATAQRVLNELKNEDLIYSLPGKGSFIAPRKEGLPGTIHIFLPSSRLSFFMEILNGVYDALSDLKVDLKLHSLNTDKLVWDWKTIEELEAVVKAQEAVIFIEEAFDSVRKACLRAARQIPFVTIEWQLDGACAILNDYEESTANVVRYLYCQKKCSSLLVLKGRDFQYNASLKISGIRKSASEAGLVEDQNLFFLDTDFDAFTGYESVSSYLKDHNAPQAIFCANDYEAIGVVGALTEQGLLPGRDVQLVGYGDMTDKTTLYFPLTTVKQNLEEMGHQAVVMLLQKAKGEDVPSQKIVKTELIVRKT is encoded by the coding sequence ATGACCCTTGAGGTAGATAGATCGATCAGCATTCCCCCATACCAGCAAATTGTCCGGCAGCTTCGTGAAACCATTACCCGTGGGGAAATGAAGGAACATGACTCTATTCCATCTGCAAGGGACATCGTGCAGATTACAGGTGTTTCCCTAGCAACGGCCCAGCGTGTTTTGAACGAACTTAAAAATGAGGACCTGATCTACAGCCTTCCGGGAAAGGGTAGTTTTATCGCTCCCAGAAAAGAAGGACTGCCGGGGACCATTCACATCTTTCTCCCTTCAAGCAGGCTCTCCTTTTTTATGGAAATCCTTAATGGAGTCTATGATGCCTTATCGGACCTGAAAGTCGATTTAAAGCTGCACAGTCTCAATACGGATAAGCTCGTATGGGACTGGAAAACCATTGAAGAGCTGGAAGCTGTAGTCAAGGCGCAGGAGGCTGTCATCTTCATTGAAGAAGCCTTTGATTCCGTTAGAAAAGCCTGTTTGAGAGCTGCGAGGCAGATTCCATTTGTCACCATCGAGTGGCAATTAGATGGTGCCTGTGCCATCCTCAATGATTATGAAGAGTCCACAGCCAATGTGGTCCGCTATCTGTACTGTCAGAAAAAATGTTCTTCTCTTCTCGTATTAAAGGGGCGGGATTTTCAATACAACGCCAGTTTGAAAATCTCTGGAATCAGAAAGAGCGCCAGCGAAGCGGGTCTTGTGGAAGATCAAAATCTCTTCTTTCTGGATACCGATTTTGATGCCTTCACGGGGTATGAATCGGTTTCATCTTATTTAAAAGACCATAACGCGCCCCAGGCCATATTCTGTGCCAATGACTATGAGGCCATTGGAGTGGTTGGAGCCTTGACTGAGCAGGGACTGCTCCCGGGACGGGATGTCCAGCTCGTGGGGTATGGTGATATGACGGACAAAACAACCCTTTATTTTCCTCTGACAACGGTGAAGCAAAATCTGGAAGAAATGGGCCATCAGGCAGTGGTCATGCTCCTCCAAAAAGCGAAAGGGGAAGACGTCCCTTCTCAGAAAATTGTCAAAACCGAATTGATAGTGCGTAAGACTTGA